ACGTTCTTGGCGAATTTCTCTGTCAGAAAACCGTAAATTTCAGGGAGCGATTGGCGAAGGCAGGAGTCCGAATGCAGATAAAATTCGCTTGCTAAAACCACTTACGTACATGAATCGCTCTGGTCAGGCAATTCGAGCAGTAACTGATTGGTATAAGCTGCAACCAGAGTCAGTGCTAATAATTTATGATGATATGGATTTGTCGCTAGGTAAGATTCGCTTACGCCTATCGGGTTCGGCAGGAGGACACAATGGCATGAAAAGCGCGATCGCCCACCTTAGCACCCAAAACTTCCCCCGCTTGCGGCTTGGTATTGGTAAACCCAAAGGTGCAAACATAACAGACGACCCAGCTGCCATATCTCATGTGCTAGGACGATTTTCCTTAGCCGAAACTGCGATCGTATCTGAGGTTCTAAAACTTGTGGTTGAGGCAGTAGAACTGAGCCTCAAGCAAGGCGTAGAACAAGCGATGAATCGTTACAACAATCGTGAAATCAAGAATGTAGGCACACAGATGAAGGCAGAAACTCCAGGAATGAATTAAATTTTATTATTTGGTTCCCATAATTAAAACAGATTTTGTGAACAGAGGAAAATCCACTTTTCTTAACTGATAAAGGTAGTCACTGTTTAAATGGTGCTGTTGCTTGCCTGAACAAGTATGGTCAAGCAACGCAGCCAACAAATTACTTATCGCATCCGACGCTTGCGCCGAGCAGCAACTGCCTTACGCTTGCGCTTTTCCAGAGGTGTTTCAAAGTGCCGATGATACTTTACATCTGCTAAAATTCCTGCCTTTGAGACCTGGCGCTTAAACCGACGTAGAGCTGAATCAATTCCTTCGTTTTCACCTAGAACCACTTGGGTCATTCTTGCTTTTTCCTCAAATCTCCAATTCAATTGTAGTGCCACCTTAAATTTTCCACTTTGGCGCTTAGCTACCTTAAAATTTTATCAAGTTCGTAACTTCTGTTCTCTTAGCTTAATCAGACAACAGACGACTACCAAGCGGAAAATCTCCCTAGTGGCAGAATATATTTTACCGTCACTAATGCTTTGCTTCACCTTTTGACTGGCACCCCCGGAAGTAGAGAGTAGAGTCACCAAGGTGAGCGCTGCTTTGGCAATTGTGACAATTTTAGGGAATCAGCAAATATAGCTGTTGACAAATTTAACTACATCTGCAAATCCTACTTGAGTTTTCAAATTGGTGAAGACAAAGGGCTTATCGCCGCGCATTTTTTTAGCATCCCGCGCCATGACACCAAGGTCAGCACTCACTAGGGGAGCCAGATCTGTTTTATTAATTACCAGCAAGTCGGATTTGGTAATTCCAGGTCCACCTTTGCGCGGAATCTTGTCTCCAGCTGCAACATCAATAACATAAATCGTCAAGTCAACTAATTCTGGACTAAAGGTGGCTGCTAGATTGTCACCCCCACTCTCTAGAAACACAAGGTTTAGGTCTGTAAACCGCTGTTCTAGCTGTTCAATCGCTGCCAGATTCATCGAGGCATCTTCGCGGATGGCAGTGTGAGGGCAACCGCCAGTTTCAACACCGAGGATGCGATCGCCTTCCAAAGCTTGAGAGCGAACTAGAAACTGGGCATCTTCTTGCG
This window of the Chroococcidiopsis sp. CCMEE 29 genome carries:
- the ureG gene encoding urease accessory protein UreG; this encodes MNAFRVGVAGPVGSGKTALVDALCKAMRQQYSIAVVTNDIYTQEDAQFLVRSQALEGDRILGVETGGCPHTAIREDASMNLAAIEQLEQRFTDLNLVFLESGGDNLAATFSPELVDLTIYVIDVAAGDKIPRKGGPGITKSDLLVINKTDLAPLVSADLGVMARDAKKMRGDKPFVFTNLKTQVGFADVVKFVNSYIC
- the rpsU gene encoding 30S ribosomal protein S21, whose translation is MTQVVLGENEGIDSALRRFKRQVSKAGILADVKYHRHFETPLEKRKRKAVAARRKRRMR
- the pth gene encoding aminoacyl-tRNA hydrolase encodes the protein MTEAAAAQKLVIPQLIVGLGNPEPKYDQTRHNIGFAAVDALARSWRISLSENRKFQGAIGEGRSPNADKIRLLKPLTYMNRSGQAIRAVTDWYKLQPESVLIIYDDMDLSLGKIRLRLSGSAGGHNGMKSAIAHLSTQNFPRLRLGIGKPKGANITDDPAAISHVLGRFSLAETAIVSEVLKLVVEAVELSLKQGVEQAMNRYNNREIKNVGTQMKAETPGMN